One region of Tamandua tetradactyla isolate mTamTet1 chromosome 6, mTamTet1.pri, whole genome shotgun sequence genomic DNA includes:
- the FBXL6 gene encoding F-box/LRR-repeat protein 6 isoform X3, with protein MAPPAARRARRRPRGALAAGARAEDWWWERLAPSGSGCHLLQADSMLLVLPGPGPARVHKRAAAAKPEAGSGSQPELRPGPDPGWGDRIPLEVLVQIFGLVVAADGPMPFLGRAARVCRRWHEAASQPVLWHTVTLSPPLGGRPAKSGAKAEKKLLASLEWLMPNRFSQLQRMTLIHWKSQVHPVLKLVSESCPRLTFLKLSDCHGVTADTLVMVAQACPQLHSLDLQHSTGSCCPQLQVLEVGTGLSPNTTPLQLPVEALQKGCPQLQVLRLLNLMWLPKPSGRGAPGPGFPSLEELCLASSTSNFVSNEVLGRLLHGSPSLRLLDLRGCARVTPAGLCNLPCQELEQLHLGLYGMSDRLTLAKEGSPLLTQKWHRTLWELDLSGQGFSEKDLEQALAAFSGAPGGSHPALRSLNLRGTQVTVSTVSSVISSCPGLVYLNLESCRRLPRGLKRVYRGQEGVQWCLEQLLTSVPSPS; from the exons ATGGCTCCCCCGGCGGCCCGGCGGGCGCGGCGGAGGCCGCGGGGCGCGCTGGCGGCCGGGGCCCGGGCGGAGGACTGGTGGTGGGAGCGGCTGGCGCCGAGCGGCTCCGGATGCCACCTGCTGCAGGCAGACAGCATGCTGTTGGTGCTGCCCGGGCCCGGCCCCGCGCGCGTACACAAGCGCGCTGCCGCCGCCAAACCTGAGGCCGGGTCCGGGTCCCAGCCCGAACTCCGACCCGGGCCGGACCCGGGCTGGGGCGACCGCATCCCCCTGGAAGTCCTGGTGCAGATTTTCGGGCTGGTGGTGGCGGCCGATGGTCCCATGCCCTTCCTCGGCAG GGCTGCCCGCGTGTGCCGCCGCTGGCACGAGGCCGCGTCTCAGCCCGTGCTCTGGCACACTGTGACCCTGTCGCCCCCGCTGGGTGGCCGTCCTGCCAAGAGCGGAGCCAAGGCCGAGAAGAAGCTCCTTGCTTCCTTGGAGTGGCTTATGCCCAACCG GTTCTCCCAGCTCCAGAGAATGACCCTCATCCACTGGAAGTCCCAGGTACACCCCGTGTTGAAG CTGGTAAGCGAGTCCTGTCCTCGACTCACCTTCCTCAAGCTTTCCGACTGCCACGGTGTGACTGCTGACACCCTTGTCATGGTGGCCCAAGCCTGCCCCCAGCTCCACAGCTTGGACCTCCAGCACTCCACG GGCAGCTGCTGCCCCCAGCTCCAGGTCCTGGAGGTTGGCACCGGCCTCAGCCCCAACACCACTCCCCTCCAGCTGCCTGTTGAGGCCCTGCAGAAAGGCTGCCCCCAGCTGCAG GTGCTGCGGCTGCTGAACCTGATGTGGCTACCCAAGCCTTCTGGGCGCGGAGCCCCCGGCCCAGGCTTCCCTAGCCTCGAGGAGCTCTGCCTCGCCAGCTCCACCAGCAACTTCGTGAGCAACGAGGTGCTGGGCCGCCTGCTACATGGCTCTCCTAGCCTGCGCCTGCTGGATCTCCGTGGCTGTGCTCGTGTCACGCCCGCTGGCCTCTGCAATCTGCCCTGTCAGG AGCTTGAGCAGCTGCACCTGGGCCTGTATGGCATGTCGGACCGGCTGACTCTGGCCAAGGAGGGCAGCCCTCTGTTGACCCAGAAGTGGCACCGGACCCTGTGGGAACTAGACTTGAGTGGCCAGGGCTTCAGTGAGAAGGACTTGGAGCAGGCCCTTGCTGCCTTCTCAGGTGCCCCAGGGGGCTCACACCCTGCTCTCCGCTCCCTCAACCTCAGGGGCACCCAAGTCACAGTGAGCACAGTCAG CTCAGTAATCAGCAGCTGCCCAGGCCTGGTGTACCTCAACCTGGAGTCCTGCCGCCGCCTCCCCCGGGGCCTGAAGCGGGTCTACCGGGGCCAGGAGGGAGTCCAGTGGTGCCTGGAGCAGCTACTCACCAGTGTCCCCTCCCCCAGCTAG
- the CATSPERQ gene encoding cation channel sperm-associated auxiliary subunit TMEM249, whose protein sequence is MEIPGGSRLPGTRAAAGSGRRRRRVDGPADSLRPTQDVKGRVSNLPSTSRGNRFQLWALGCFCTERHLAERLKNNNFYPFTQQQPNVFVLEYYLDTLWKGTLLFVVCLVLVSFGLVSKVRKQETWAFPACGVVVGLWLMISSLPRRRLVLNHTRGVYHFSIQGRTVCQGPMHLVYVRLALSSDAYGRCFFQLVLCGHKLEPLVLVQLSERYEQMEFLGRHIARKLNINYFDYQAMSYRHVVRHWPLGTAFSPGIVQRKDHTYSKPSHSLTELDV, encoded by the exons ATGGAGAT CCCTGGAGGCTCCCGGCTCCCAGGTACCAGGGCGGCTGCGGGCAgtgggcggcggcggcggcgggtgGACGGCCCCGCTGACAGCCTGCGCCCCACACAGGACGTCAAGGGCCGGGTCAGCAACCTGCCCAGCACTTCCAGGGGCAACCGCTTCCAGCTTTGGGCCCTGGGATGCTTCTGCACCGAGCGCCACCTGGCGGAGCGCCTCAAGAACAACAACTTCTACCCATTCACGCAGCAGCAACCGAATG TCTTCGTGCTCGAGTACTACCTGGACACACTGTGGAAGGGAACGCTGCTCTTCGTCGTCTGCCTAGTCCTCGTCAGCTTCGGCCTCGTGAGCAAG GTGCGGAAGCAGGAGACATGGGCCTTCCCCGCGTGCGGCGTGGTCGTGGGCCTGTGGCTCATGATCTCGTCGCTGCCACGGCGCCGCCTGGTGCTGAACCACACGCGCGGCGTGTACCACTTCTCCATCCAGGGCCGCACGGTGTGCCAGGGCCCCATGCACCTGGTCTACGTGCGCCTGGCGCTCAGCTCCGACG CCTACGGAAGATGCTTCTTCCAGCTTGTCCTATGCGGCCACAAGCTGGAGCCGCTGGTGTTGGTGCAGCTGTCAGAGCGCTACGAG CAAATGGAATTCCTGGGCCGCCACATCGCTCGGAAACTCAACATTAACTATTTCGACTACCAGGCCATGTCCTACAGGCACGTGGTCCGCCACTGGCCGCTGGGGACCGCCTTCAGCCCAGGCATCGTTCAGCGCAAGGATCACACCTACAGCAAGCCTTCCCACTCTCTGACCGAACTGGATGTGTGA
- the FBXL6 gene encoding F-box/LRR-repeat protein 6 isoform X2, whose product MAPPAARRARRRPRGALAAGARAEDWWWERLAPSGSGCHLLQADSMLLVLPGPGPARVHKRAAAAKPEAGSGSQPELRPGPDPGWGDRIPLEVLVQIFGLVVAADGPMPFLGRAARVCRRWHEAASQPVLWHTVTLSPPLGGRPAKSGAKAEKKLLASLEWLMPNRFSQLQRMTLIHWKSQVHPVLKLVSESCPRLTFLKLSDCHGVTADTLVMVAQACPQLHSLDLQHSTVESAAVVSFLEEAGPRMRKLWLTYSSQTTGILGALLGSCCPQLQVLEVGTGLSPNTTPLQLPVEALQKGCPQLQPSGRGAPGPGFPSLEELCLASSTSNFVSNEVLGRLLHGSPSLRLLDLRGCARVTPAGLCNLPCQELEQLHLGLYGMSDRLTLAKEGSPLLTQKWHRTLWELDLSGQGFSEKDLEQALAAFSGAPGGSHPALRSLNLRGTQVTVSTVSSVISSCPGLVYLNLESCRRLPRGLKRVYRGQEGVQWCLEQLLTSVPSPS is encoded by the exons ATGGCTCCCCCGGCGGCCCGGCGGGCGCGGCGGAGGCCGCGGGGCGCGCTGGCGGCCGGGGCCCGGGCGGAGGACTGGTGGTGGGAGCGGCTGGCGCCGAGCGGCTCCGGATGCCACCTGCTGCAGGCAGACAGCATGCTGTTGGTGCTGCCCGGGCCCGGCCCCGCGCGCGTACACAAGCGCGCTGCCGCCGCCAAACCTGAGGCCGGGTCCGGGTCCCAGCCCGAACTCCGACCCGGGCCGGACCCGGGCTGGGGCGACCGCATCCCCCTGGAAGTCCTGGTGCAGATTTTCGGGCTGGTGGTGGCGGCCGATGGTCCCATGCCCTTCCTCGGCAG GGCTGCCCGCGTGTGCCGCCGCTGGCACGAGGCCGCGTCTCAGCCCGTGCTCTGGCACACTGTGACCCTGTCGCCCCCGCTGGGTGGCCGTCCTGCCAAGAGCGGAGCCAAGGCCGAGAAGAAGCTCCTTGCTTCCTTGGAGTGGCTTATGCCCAACCG GTTCTCCCAGCTCCAGAGAATGACCCTCATCCACTGGAAGTCCCAGGTACACCCCGTGTTGAAG CTGGTAAGCGAGTCCTGTCCTCGACTCACCTTCCTCAAGCTTTCCGACTGCCACGGTGTGACTGCTGACACCCTTGTCATGGTGGCCCAAGCCTGCCCCCAGCTCCACAGCTTGGACCTCCAGCACTCCACG GTGGAGTCTGCAGCTGTGGTGAGCTTCCTCGAGGAGGCGGGCCCCCGAATGCGCAAGCTGTGGCTGACCTACAGCTCTCAGACTACAGGCATCCTGGGTGCACTGCTG GGCAGCTGCTGCCCCCAGCTCCAGGTCCTGGAGGTTGGCACCGGCCTCAGCCCCAACACCACTCCCCTCCAGCTGCCTGTTGAGGCCCTGCAGAAAGGCTGCCCCCAGCTGCAG CCTTCTGGGCGCGGAGCCCCCGGCCCAGGCTTCCCTAGCCTCGAGGAGCTCTGCCTCGCCAGCTCCACCAGCAACTTCGTGAGCAACGAGGTGCTGGGCCGCCTGCTACATGGCTCTCCTAGCCTGCGCCTGCTGGATCTCCGTGGCTGTGCTCGTGTCACGCCCGCTGGCCTCTGCAATCTGCCCTGTCAGG AGCTTGAGCAGCTGCACCTGGGCCTGTATGGCATGTCGGACCGGCTGACTCTGGCCAAGGAGGGCAGCCCTCTGTTGACCCAGAAGTGGCACCGGACCCTGTGGGAACTAGACTTGAGTGGCCAGGGCTTCAGTGAGAAGGACTTGGAGCAGGCCCTTGCTGCCTTCTCAGGTGCCCCAGGGGGCTCACACCCTGCTCTCCGCTCCCTCAACCTCAGGGGCACCCAAGTCACAGTGAGCACAGTCAG CTCAGTAATCAGCAGCTGCCCAGGCCTGGTGTACCTCAACCTGGAGTCCTGCCGCCGCCTCCCCCGGGGCCTGAAGCGGGTCTACCGGGGCCAGGAGGGAGTCCAGTGGTGCCTGGAGCAGCTACTCACCAGTGTCCCCTCCCCCAGCTAG
- the FBXL6 gene encoding F-box/LRR-repeat protein 6 isoform X1, with translation MAPPAARRARRRPRGALAAGARAEDWWWERLAPSGSGCHLLQADSMLLVLPGPGPARVHKRAAAAKPEAGSGSQPELRPGPDPGWGDRIPLEVLVQIFGLVVAADGPMPFLGRAARVCRRWHEAASQPVLWHTVTLSPPLGGRPAKSGAKAEKKLLASLEWLMPNRFSQLQRMTLIHWKSQVHPVLKLVSESCPRLTFLKLSDCHGVTADTLVMVAQACPQLHSLDLQHSTVESAAVVSFLEEAGPRMRKLWLTYSSQTTGILGALLGSCCPQLQVLEVGTGLSPNTTPLQLPVEALQKGCPQLQVLRLLNLMWLPKPSGRGAPGPGFPSLEELCLASSTSNFVSNEVLGRLLHGSPSLRLLDLRGCARVTPAGLCNLPCQELEQLHLGLYGMSDRLTLAKEGSPLLTQKWHRTLWELDLSGQGFSEKDLEQALAAFSGAPGGSHPALRSLNLRGTQVTVSTVSSVISSCPGLVYLNLESCRRLPRGLKRVYRGQEGVQWCLEQLLTSVPSPS, from the exons ATGGCTCCCCCGGCGGCCCGGCGGGCGCGGCGGAGGCCGCGGGGCGCGCTGGCGGCCGGGGCCCGGGCGGAGGACTGGTGGTGGGAGCGGCTGGCGCCGAGCGGCTCCGGATGCCACCTGCTGCAGGCAGACAGCATGCTGTTGGTGCTGCCCGGGCCCGGCCCCGCGCGCGTACACAAGCGCGCTGCCGCCGCCAAACCTGAGGCCGGGTCCGGGTCCCAGCCCGAACTCCGACCCGGGCCGGACCCGGGCTGGGGCGACCGCATCCCCCTGGAAGTCCTGGTGCAGATTTTCGGGCTGGTGGTGGCGGCCGATGGTCCCATGCCCTTCCTCGGCAG GGCTGCCCGCGTGTGCCGCCGCTGGCACGAGGCCGCGTCTCAGCCCGTGCTCTGGCACACTGTGACCCTGTCGCCCCCGCTGGGTGGCCGTCCTGCCAAGAGCGGAGCCAAGGCCGAGAAGAAGCTCCTTGCTTCCTTGGAGTGGCTTATGCCCAACCG GTTCTCCCAGCTCCAGAGAATGACCCTCATCCACTGGAAGTCCCAGGTACACCCCGTGTTGAAG CTGGTAAGCGAGTCCTGTCCTCGACTCACCTTCCTCAAGCTTTCCGACTGCCACGGTGTGACTGCTGACACCCTTGTCATGGTGGCCCAAGCCTGCCCCCAGCTCCACAGCTTGGACCTCCAGCACTCCACG GTGGAGTCTGCAGCTGTGGTGAGCTTCCTCGAGGAGGCGGGCCCCCGAATGCGCAAGCTGTGGCTGACCTACAGCTCTCAGACTACAGGCATCCTGGGTGCACTGCTG GGCAGCTGCTGCCCCCAGCTCCAGGTCCTGGAGGTTGGCACCGGCCTCAGCCCCAACACCACTCCCCTCCAGCTGCCTGTTGAGGCCCTGCAGAAAGGCTGCCCCCAGCTGCAG GTGCTGCGGCTGCTGAACCTGATGTGGCTACCCAAGCCTTCTGGGCGCGGAGCCCCCGGCCCAGGCTTCCCTAGCCTCGAGGAGCTCTGCCTCGCCAGCTCCACCAGCAACTTCGTGAGCAACGAGGTGCTGGGCCGCCTGCTACATGGCTCTCCTAGCCTGCGCCTGCTGGATCTCCGTGGCTGTGCTCGTGTCACGCCCGCTGGCCTCTGCAATCTGCCCTGTCAGG AGCTTGAGCAGCTGCACCTGGGCCTGTATGGCATGTCGGACCGGCTGACTCTGGCCAAGGAGGGCAGCCCTCTGTTGACCCAGAAGTGGCACCGGACCCTGTGGGAACTAGACTTGAGTGGCCAGGGCTTCAGTGAGAAGGACTTGGAGCAGGCCCTTGCTGCCTTCTCAGGTGCCCCAGGGGGCTCACACCCTGCTCTCCGCTCCCTCAACCTCAGGGGCACCCAAGTCACAGTGAGCACAGTCAG CTCAGTAATCAGCAGCTGCCCAGGCCTGGTGTACCTCAACCTGGAGTCCTGCCGCCGCCTCCCCCGGGGCCTGAAGCGGGTCTACCGGGGCCAGGAGGGAGTCCAGTGGTGCCTGGAGCAGCTACTCACCAGTGTCCCCTCCCCCAGCTAG
- the SLC52A2 gene encoding solute carrier family 52, riboflavin transporter, member 2 has translation MAVSPVGRLVLTHLLVALFGMGSWAAVNGIWVELPVLVKDLPEGWSLPSYLSVLVALGNLGLLVVTLWGRVAPDKGERAPIWAVQTLNVAGTALLAPLWHHVVLVGGQPHSVPFLTLALVLALACCASNVTFLPFLSHLPPIFLRSFFLGQGLSALLPCVLALVQGVGRLECPPVPTNGTPGTPHYFPERFSASSFFWALTALLVTSAAAFQGLLLLSPSLPSPSPRPVGGLQHALRVEAPGAGPEGEEEEEEATPLQELPCEVVDTTPTPDPEPPRLLSTWGACLLGLLAITNALTNGVLPAVQSFSCLPYGRQAYHLAVVLGSAANPLACFLAMGVLCRTLTGLGVLSLLGMLFGAYLMTLAVLSPCPPLVGTSAGVVLVVLSWVLCLGVFSYVKVAASSLLHGGGRPALLAAGVAIQVGSLLGAVAMFPPTSISRVFHSGEDCVDLCGS, from the exons ATGGCAGTGTCCCCGGTGGGCCGCCTCGTGCTGACCCACCTGCTGGTGGCCCTGTTCGGCATGGGTTCCTGGGCTGCCGTCAACGGCATCTGGGTGGAACTGCCCGTGTTGGTGAAAGACCTTCCGGAGG GTTGGAGCCTTCCTTCATACCTGTCTGTGCTGGTGGCGCTGGGAAACCTGGGGCTGCTGGTAGTGACCCTGTGGGGGCGAGTGGCCCCAGACAAGGGCGAGCGGGCCCCCATCTGGGCAGTGCAGACACTGAACGTGGCAGGCACAGCCCTGCTGGCCCCTCTCTGGCACCATGTGGTCCTCGTGGGTGGGCAACCCCACTCCGTGCCCTTCCTCACGCTGGCCTTGGTGCTGGCTCTGGCCTGCTGTGCCTCCAACGTCACTTTCCTGCCCTTCTTGAGCCACCTGCCACCCATCTTCTTACGCTCCTTCTTTCTGGGTCAGGGCCTCAGTGCCCTGCTGCCCTGTGTGCTGGCCCTTGTGCAGGGTGTGGGTCGCCTCGAGTGCCCTCCAGTCCCCACGAACGGCACTCCTGGGACCCCCCACTACTTCCCAGAACGCTTTTCCGCCAGCTCCTTCTTCTGGGCACTGACCGCCCTACTGGTCACTTCAGCTGCCGCCTTCCAGGGTCTTCTACTGCTGTCACCttcactgccttccccttcccctcgACCCGTGGGGGGCCTACAGCATGCTCTGCGGGTGGAGGCCCCAGGAGCTGGGcctgagggggaggaggaggaggaagaggccaCCCCACTGCAGGAGCTGCCGTGTGAGGTGGTggacaccacccccaccccagaccctgaGCCCCCCCGGCTGCTCTCAACCTGGGGTGCCTGCCTGCTGGGCCTGCTGGCCATCACCAATGCACTGACCAACGGTGTGCTGCCTGCTGTGCAGAGCTTTTCGTGCCTGCCCTATGGGCGCCAGGCCTACCATCTGGCCGTGGTGCTGGGCAGCGCCGCCAATCCCCTCGCCTGCTTCCTGGCCATGGGTGTGCTGTGTAG GACCCTGACAGGCCTGGGTGTCCTCTCTCTGCTGGGCATGCTCTTTGGAGCCTACCTGATGACACTGGCCGTGCTAAGCCCCTGTCCACCCCTGGTTGGCACCTCTGCAGGTGTGGTCCTTGTG GTGCTGTCGTGGGTGCTGTGCCTGGGCGTCTTCTCTTACGTGAAGGTGGCGGCCAGCTCCCTGCTGCATGGTGGAGGCCGGCCGGCATTGCTAGCCGCGGGCGTAGCCATCCAGGTGGGCTCCCTGCTGGGTGCTGTCGC